In a single window of the Desulfovibrio mangrovi genome:
- the folK gene encoding 2-amino-4-hydroxy-6-hydroxymethyldihydropteridine diphosphokinase has translation MQNSLQAVEAFICLGSNMGDTDGNLARAVEAISALEGVSLEAASGVYRTEPQEKKDQAWFANQVIRVSCDARTSPETLLASLLNIESSMGRCRDGSAPEDRFGPRIIDLDLLLFGSSVMATETLVLPHPRMQQRAFVLIPLHEIAPELTFPDGKTLLQALNALQFRLVGDQIWQ, from the coding sequence ATCCAGAATAGCCTCCAAGCTGTAGAAGCGTTCATCTGCCTCGGTTCCAACATGGGGGATACGGACGGCAATCTTGCCCGTGCCGTTGAAGCCATATCCGCTCTGGAAGGAGTCTCACTGGAAGCCGCTTCCGGGGTGTACCGGACCGAGCCGCAGGAGAAAAAGGATCAGGCATGGTTTGCCAATCAGGTAATCCGTGTTTCGTGCGATGCCCGTACGAGTCCTGAGACGCTTCTTGCCTCTTTGCTGAATATCGAGTCTTCCATGGGGCGTTGCCGTGACGGCAGCGCCCCTGAAGACCGTTTCGGTCCCCGCATCATTGATCTGGACCTGCTGCTGTTCGGCAGTTCCGTCATGGCAACAGAAACGCTTGTTCTGCCGCATCCGCGCATGCAGCAACGCGCCTTTGTTCTTATACCTCTGCACGAAATTGCCCCTGAACTGACTTTTCCCGACGGGAAAACTTTGTTACAAGCCTTGAACGCCTTGCAATTCAGATTGGTAGGCGATCAGATCTGGCAATAA
- a CDS encoding LL-diaminopimelate aminotransferase: protein MAQFQLADRLAKLPPYLFAEIDRIKAQVAARGVDIISLGIGDPDMPTPDFIIEAMKKAVEKPANHAYPSYVGMLSYREAVADWYKRRFDADLDPKTEVVSLIGSKEGIAHFPLAFINPGDLVLVCTPNYPVYNIATEFAGGIVQFVPLTEDNSFLPDLDAIDEATWIKAKAIFVNYPNNPTAAMADVAFYEKLIRIAKQYNVIVVHDTAYTEIYYNEDNKPLSIMSVPGGKDVAIEFHSLSKTYNMTGWRVGMAVGNPQLVHGLGKIKENVDSGVFQAVQEAGIVAMRDGDPFTAELRKIYKQRRDTVIAALRKVGIHCNVPESTFYIWCRVPAGYTSSEFVTKVLQETGVVVTPGNGFGAPGEGYFRISLTVNDARLEEAVSRIASKL, encoded by the coding sequence ATGGCACAGTTCCAGCTTGCAGACCGTTTGGCTAAACTGCCCCCGTACCTCTTCGCAGAAATCGACCGGATCAAGGCACAGGTTGCCGCCCGCGGTGTGGACATCATCAGTCTGGGAATTGGCGATCCCGACATGCCCACCCCCGATTTCATCATTGAGGCCATGAAGAAAGCGGTGGAAAAGCCTGCCAACCATGCATATCCCTCTTACGTGGGCATGCTGTCCTACCGTGAGGCCGTGGCCGACTGGTACAAGAGACGCTTTGATGCAGACCTTGATCCGAAGACTGAAGTTGTCAGCCTTATCGGTTCCAAGGAAGGCATCGCCCATTTCCCGCTGGCGTTCATCAACCCCGGCGACCTGGTGCTGGTGTGCACCCCCAACTACCCCGTATACAATATTGCCACCGAATTTGCCGGCGGCATTGTGCAGTTCGTGCCTCTGACCGAGGACAACAGCTTCCTGCCCGACCTTGATGCCATTGATGAAGCAACGTGGATCAAGGCCAAGGCCATCTTCGTGAACTATCCGAACAACCCCACGGCCGCCATGGCTGACGTGGCGTTCTACGAAAAGCTCATCAGGATTGCCAAGCAGTACAACGTGATCGTGGTTCACGATACCGCGTACACTGAAATCTACTACAATGAAGACAACAAGCCGTTGTCCATCATGTCCGTTCCCGGCGGCAAGGACGTGGCCATTGAATTCCACTCCCTGTCCAAGACCTACAACATGACCGGCTGGCGCGTGGGTATGGCCGTAGGCAACCCACAGCTGGTTCACGGCCTTGGCAAGATCAAGGAAAACGTGGATTCCGGTGTGTTCCAGGCTGTTCAGGAAGCGGGCATCGTGGCCATGCGCGACGGTGACCCCTTCACCGCAGAGCTTCGCAAGATCTACAAGCAGCGTCGCGACACCGTGATCGCAGCCCTGCGCAAGGTGGGCATTCACTGCAACGTGCCTGAATCCACCTTCTACATCTGGTGTCGTGTTCCGGCAGGCTACACCTCGTCCGAATTCGTCACCAAGGTGCTGCAGGAAACCGGCGTAGTCGTAACCCCCGGCAACGGCTTTGGTGCTCCGGGCGAAGGCTACTTCCGTATTTCCCTTACCGTGAACGACGCACGCCTTGAGGAGGCGGTATCCAGAATAGCCTCCAAGCTGTAG
- the xerD gene encoding site-specific tyrosine recombinase XerD — MTQQALTTPPTHPLVDSYLQHLLVTRGLSENTIASYAADLESFLLFLEEKRFQLEAVTDQSLFLYVMYLRRRGLNSRSLARHLSALRGFFAFCLEERTLSDNPVQYLENPKLPKTLPDVLSQEEVAAILAQPDLKTKLGFRDRTMLELLYAAGLRVSELISLAPVDFDAQTGLVRVFGKGSKERIVPVHDAAAQFLTNYLRDWRPAFSPVENFVFLNRSGKQLSRQAIWKNIQRYVLESGIRKNVSPHTFRHSFATHLLDGGADLRTVQLLLGHSDIAATEIYTHVQADRLRQVHRQFHPRSRM, encoded by the coding sequence ATGACCCAACAGGCACTCACCACTCCCCCAACCCATCCTCTTGTTGACAGCTACTTGCAGCACCTGCTTGTCACACGCGGGCTTTCAGAAAACACCATTGCGTCGTATGCCGCCGATCTGGAAAGCTTTCTGCTGTTCCTTGAAGAAAAACGCTTTCAGCTTGAAGCCGTAACCGACCAGTCGCTCTTTTTATATGTTATGTACCTGCGCAGGCGGGGACTCAACAGCCGGAGCCTTGCCCGGCACCTTTCCGCCTTGCGGGGATTTTTCGCCTTTTGTCTTGAAGAACGGACGCTGAGTGACAATCCGGTACAATACCTTGAGAATCCGAAGCTGCCTAAAACCCTTCCGGATGTGCTTTCGCAGGAGGAGGTAGCCGCCATCCTTGCCCAGCCCGACCTCAAGACCAAGCTTGGGTTCAGGGACAGAACCATGCTGGAACTGCTCTATGCTGCCGGGTTGCGCGTCTCCGAACTTATCTCCCTTGCTCCGGTGGATTTTGATGCCCAGACCGGCCTTGTCCGGGTCTTCGGCAAGGGCAGCAAAGAGCGCATTGTGCCGGTTCATGACGCCGCAGCCCAGTTTCTGACGAACTACCTCCGGGACTGGCGTCCGGCTTTTTCGCCGGTAGAGAACTTTGTGTTCCTGAACCGTTCCGGCAAGCAACTCTCGCGGCAGGCCATCTGGAAGAATATCCAGCGCTATGTGCTGGAAAGCGGCATACGTAAGAATGTGTCTCCGCATACATTCAGACATTCTTTTGCCACGCATCTGCTTGACGGCGGGGCTGATCTGCGCACTGTGCAGCTATTGCTCGGGCATTCCGACATTGCAGCCACGGAAATCTACACGCATGTTCAGGCCGACCGGCTCCGGCAGGTGCACCGCCAGTTTCACCCCCGCTCAAGGATGTAA